One genomic segment of Sanyastnella coralliicola includes these proteins:
- a CDS encoding DUF6495 family protein, which produces MRYRKLHLEELEELRSEFVQFLAANSIPADEWEELKKKDKEKAETLIEMFSDIFWEKALGNIQCVELREPKRLRVVRFEEEEAKLIEMRIPNGSSLDFTNGADIAALSQGKIDLAAENLEMYTGQRAYSGKRNEELFGFIEQGAQPCKLVVWETLRRMIK; this is translated from the coding sequence ATGCGCTATCGTAAACTACATCTCGAAGAATTAGAAGAGCTCCGAAGTGAATTCGTCCAGTTCCTTGCAGCCAACTCTATCCCAGCTGATGAGTGGGAAGAGCTGAAGAAGAAAGACAAGGAGAAAGCTGAAACACTTATTGAGATGTTCTCAGATATCTTTTGGGAGAAGGCATTGGGAAATATCCAATGTGTAGAGCTACGTGAACCGAAACGGCTTCGTGTGGTTCGCTTCGAAGAAGAAGAGGCCAAGCTCATCGAAATGCGTATTCCAAATGGTTCATCACTAGACTTCACGAACGGAGCTGATATTGCTGCGTTGAGTCAAGGGAAGATTGATTTAGCAGCGGAGAATCTGGAGATGTATACAGGGCAGAGAGCTTATAGTGGTAAGCGGAATGAAGAGTTGTTTGGGTTTATTGAGCAGGGGGCTCAGCCGTGCAAATTGGTGGTTTGGGAAACCCTCCGTCGAATGATCAAATAA